A genome region from Thalassotalea euphylliae includes the following:
- a CDS encoding L-threonylcarbamoyladenylate synthase → MTNPVDVFEQGGLIAYPTEAVFGLGCDPDNEQAVHKLLDVKQRPVEKGLILLAASYEQLKPYVDDLVLSSEQRDKILFRWPDGITQVLPCHPNTPKWLTGSFTTIAVRVTTQPDVVALCNQTNKPIVSTSANLSGQPPCQTWQQVEEALAGRLDHVIKGETLGFEQPSTIIDGLTGEIFRS, encoded by the coding sequence ATGACAAACCCTGTTGATGTTTTTGAACAAGGCGGCTTGATCGCTTATCCAACGGAAGCTGTGTTTGGCTTGGGCTGTGATCCAGACAATGAGCAAGCAGTTCACAAATTGCTTGATGTTAAGCAGCGTCCTGTTGAAAAAGGGCTTATCCTATTAGCGGCTAGCTATGAGCAATTGAAGCCATATGTTGATGATTTGGTGCTATCGTCAGAGCAGCGCGATAAAATTTTGTTTCGCTGGCCAGATGGCATTACCCAAGTATTGCCTTGTCATCCCAATACGCCTAAATGGCTAACCGGTAGCTTCACCACCATTGCGGTACGCGTCACTACTCAGCCTGATGTGGTTGCCTTATGTAATCAAACGAATAAGCCAATTGTTTCAACCAGTGCTAATTTATCCGGCCAACCACCTTGTCAAACTTGGCAACAAGTTGAGGAAGCATTGGCGGGTCGTTTAGATCATGTCATCAAAGGGGAAACCCTAGGCTTTGAACAACCATCAACCATTATTGATGGCTTAACTGGAGAAATTTTCCGATCATGA
- the dprA gene encoding DNA-processing protein DprA has translation MGHNDTALWLALKLVPRLAIHRKVSLVEQHGLAQLFQLSQTQLLASGLNKPQASAISSPDWQRISDIISASDNANSQIIVFSDPAYPKLLSQIYDPPLVLWLKGDKALLNTDQIAIVGSRSATHAGREYASQLAQELSNRLTITSGLALGIDAAAHQGALQASGNTIAVIATGIDKIYPARHKLLARNLLDKGGAIVSEFLPGTVAKPGHFPRRNRIISGLSLGTVVVEAEIKSGSLVTAKSALEQNREVFAVPGSPLNPMAKGCHQLIKQGAKLIDCSADIIEELVISDSSGHVIQADEKIVKSHQQGLLNDALLASVDYEITPVDIVVSRSKLPTDEVLTRLTMLELSGLVSAVPGGYLRLHRG, from the coding sequence TTGGGTCATAACGATACTGCATTATGGCTGGCGCTAAAGTTAGTGCCGCGACTTGCTATTCATCGTAAGGTGTCGCTAGTAGAGCAGCATGGCCTAGCCCAACTTTTTCAACTTTCCCAAACACAGTTGCTGGCTTCAGGGCTAAACAAGCCACAAGCTAGCGCAATTAGCTCGCCGGATTGGCAGCGTATTTCCGATATTATCAGCGCTAGCGATAACGCCAATAGTCAAATTATAGTATTTTCCGATCCTGCTTACCCTAAATTACTCTCGCAAATATATGACCCTCCATTGGTACTGTGGTTAAAGGGTGACAAAGCATTGCTCAATACCGATCAAATAGCGATTGTTGGTAGCCGCTCTGCTACTCATGCTGGACGAGAATACGCAAGCCAACTAGCACAAGAACTTTCAAACCGGTTAACCATTACTAGTGGCTTGGCGTTGGGCATAGATGCGGCAGCTCATCAAGGGGCGTTACAAGCAAGTGGTAACACCATCGCGGTAATTGCCACGGGTATTGATAAAATTTACCCCGCTCGACATAAACTTTTAGCGCGTAATTTATTGGACAAGGGTGGAGCGATTGTCAGTGAATTCTTACCGGGTACTGTCGCCAAACCTGGTCATTTTCCGCGCCGTAACCGTATTATTAGTGGATTAAGTTTGGGAACCGTAGTAGTCGAGGCTGAAATTAAAAGCGGCTCATTGGTGACGGCAAAAAGTGCATTAGAACAAAATAGAGAGGTTTTTGCGGTACCTGGATCGCCGCTAAATCCAATGGCAAAAGGCTGTCATCAATTGATTAAACAAGGCGCTAAATTAATCGATTGTTCAGCCGACATTATAGAAGAGTTAGTTATTTCTGATTCATCCGGTCATGTTATTCAGGCCGATGAAAAAATTGTAAAAAGTCATCAACAGGGCTTGTTAAACGATGCATTGTTAGCTAGTGTGGATTATGAAATCACTCCCGTAGATATAGTGGTTTCCCGGAGTAAGCTTCCAACAGACGAAGTGTTAACCCGGCTAACAATGCTTGAGCTTAGTGGTCTGGTATCTGCGGTGCCTGGTGGCTATCTTCGATTACATAGGGGGTAA
- the def gene encoding peptide deformylase: protein MTVLSVLRFPDERLRTKAEPVTQVNDEIRKIVDDMFETMYDENGVGLAATQVNIHQRIVVMDCSDDKSDPLTLINPEIINKSDETFINEEGCLSVPGCYAKVTRHEQVTVKALDRDGNEFTRDADELLSICIQHELDHLAGVLFVDYLSPLKRKRIQTKLEKEARLNAKA, encoded by the coding sequence ATGACCGTTTTATCCGTTTTACGCTTTCCTGATGAGAGATTGCGCACCAAGGCAGAACCTGTAACCCAAGTTAATGATGAAATTAGAAAAATTGTCGATGACATGTTTGAAACCATGTATGACGAAAATGGTGTTGGCTTAGCCGCAACACAGGTCAATATTCATCAACGTATTGTCGTTATGGACTGTAGTGACGACAAAAGTGACCCTCTTACCTTAATTAACCCCGAAATTATTAACAAAAGTGACGAAACTTTTATTAACGAAGAAGGCTGTTTATCAGTACCTGGCTGTTATGCGAAGGTCACTCGCCACGAACAAGTTACGGTCAAAGCACTCGATCGCGATGGCAACGAATTTACCCGTGATGCTGACGAACTGTTAAGTATTTGTATTCAACATGAGTTAGATCACTTAGCGGGTGTACTGTTTGTCGACTACTTATCTCCATTAAAGCGCAAACGCATTCAAACTAAGCTCGAAAAAGAAGCTCGTCTCAACGCTAAAGCTTAA
- the fmt gene encoding methionyl-tRNA formyltransferase, translating into MTSPLNIVFAGTPDFAAQHLQALIDSEHNVIAAYCPPDKPAGRGKKLTACATKVLAQAHDIPVYQPKNFKETQDQLDLKALNADVMVVVAYGLLLPKVILDAPRLGCINVHGSLLPKWRGAAPIQRSLEASDEETGVTIMQMDEGLDTGDMILKASCPILESDTSASLYEKLAVLGPKALVETLSLMAQGDYPREVQDNELATYAAKLDKAHAEINWQQSARDIDLKRRAYFPWPGCHINLTDQQGKSQTVKVHQASVVDQDVSTLTPGEIISADKSGIVVATKAQAYRLEVLQLPGKKPLPVQDVLNGRADWFAVGQAITGFVAQEAKGN; encoded by the coding sequence TTGACTTCTCCACTTAATATCGTTTTCGCCGGAACGCCGGACTTTGCTGCCCAGCATTTGCAAGCGTTAATTGACTCAGAGCATAATGTTATTGCTGCTTATTGCCCACCAGACAAACCAGCTGGTCGCGGTAAAAAGCTAACGGCTTGTGCCACTAAAGTCTTAGCGCAAGCGCATGATATTCCGGTATACCAACCAAAAAACTTTAAAGAAACACAAGATCAGCTCGATTTAAAAGCATTAAATGCCGATGTCATGGTGGTAGTGGCCTATGGCTTATTACTGCCAAAAGTTATTTTGGATGCGCCGCGACTTGGCTGTATTAATGTCCACGGTTCACTTTTGCCTAAGTGGCGCGGGGCGGCGCCTATTCAGCGCTCACTCGAAGCGAGCGACGAAGAAACTGGCGTGACGATTATGCAAATGGATGAAGGTTTAGATACTGGCGATATGATCTTAAAAGCTAGCTGCCCTATCCTTGAATCTGATACCAGTGCGAGCTTGTACGAAAAATTAGCAGTTCTAGGTCCGAAAGCGCTAGTTGAAACACTCAGCTTAATGGCACAAGGTGATTACCCGCGGGAAGTACAAGATAACGAATTAGCCACTTATGCCGCAAAACTTGATAAAGCTCATGCAGAAATTAATTGGCAACAAAGTGCACGCGACATTGACTTAAAGCGTCGCGCCTATTTCCCTTGGCCTGGTTGTCATATCAACTTAACTGACCAGCAAGGTAAATCGCAAACGGTTAAAGTTCACCAAGCCAGCGTTGTTGATCAAGATGTTAGCACCCTAACCCCAGGTGAGATTATCAGTGCAGACAAATCGGGCATTGTAGTCGCAACCAAAGCGCAAGCCTATCGCCTAGAGGTGTTACAACTACCGGGTAAAAAGCCCTTACCAGTGCAAGATGTACTCAACGGTCGAGCAGATTGGTTTGCAGTGGGTCAAGCGATCACAGGGTTTGTTGCGCAAGAAGCAAAAGGCAACTAA
- a CDS encoding DNA topoisomerase family protein, which translates to MSQSDDPLFSQHEHALEQAYGVCPDCGSELSIKRGKAGAFIGCNSYPKCQYTRPVVEHERVEDKVLAGSECPECGHELAVKQGRYGMFIGCTNFPACHHIEHEQNEAEVESHVTCPSCKKGQLTAKTTRYGKTFYPCDNYPKCKFAVNHEPVAGECEQCGFELLLKRQMAAGEKLQCADKKCGHFQSAQS; encoded by the coding sequence ATGTCTCAATCTGACGATCCACTTTTCAGCCAACATGAACACGCACTAGAGCAAGCCTATGGCGTTTGCCCTGACTGTGGTAGTGAACTGAGTATTAAGCGAGGCAAAGCAGGCGCTTTTATCGGCTGTAATAGCTATCCTAAGTGTCAATATACTCGGCCAGTGGTTGAGCATGAGCGCGTTGAAGATAAAGTCTTAGCAGGCTCTGAATGTCCTGAATGTGGTCATGAACTGGCGGTAAAGCAGGGGCGTTATGGTATGTTTATTGGCTGTACGAACTTTCCTGCCTGCCATCATATAGAGCATGAGCAAAATGAAGCTGAAGTGGAAAGTCATGTCACTTGCCCAAGTTGTAAAAAAGGGCAGTTAACTGCAAAAACCACACGTTACGGCAAAACTTTTTATCCTTGCGATAATTACCCTAAGTGCAAATTTGCGGTGAATCACGAGCCAGTGGCTGGCGAATGTGAGCAATGTGGTTTTGAATTACTGTTGAAACGCCAGATGGCTGCTGGCGAAAAGCTTCAGTGCGCCGACAAAAAATGCGGACATTTTCAATCAGCGCAATCTTAA
- a CDS encoding acyl-CoA synthetase: MNIYNHGLEQVQANSLPLTPITFLQRTADVHPTRTAIIHGSEQFTYAEYLSNVNRLASALVKRGVKTGDTVSVIAANIPAFLDAHYGVPMTGAVLNAINIRLDPEAIAFILDHGECDVLLTDTAFAPVVKKALAICSRQPLIIDIDDRQGPGGERLGQLEYQELLAEGDPDFNDSLITDEWQALTLNYTSGTTGNPKGVVYSHRGAYLNALGHTLVWPLGEQPVYLWTLPMFHCNGWCFPWTIVAVGGVQVCLRSVAVDQVADSIINNQVTHFCGAPIVLNMIMNAEPDKLAQLPRNIKVMTAGAPPPAAVIKGVEELGFEVTQSYGLTEVYGPCVVSEWKSEWDALDCDQRAALKARQGVRYQTQEQVDVLDPETKVPVPADAETIGEIVFRGNTTMKGYLKNETATADAFANGWFHSGDLAVKHPDGYIEIRDRAKDIIISGGENISSVEVEGVLYQHPDILEAAVVAKADEKWGETPCAFVTLKDGATISEHEVIEYCRSHLAHFKCPRTVVFSELPKTSTGKIQKFVLRQKVKALFEEAKFSMQG, from the coding sequence ATGAATATCTATAATCATGGCTTAGAACAAGTACAGGCGAACAGTTTGCCACTAACGCCAATTACCTTTTTGCAACGAACCGCTGATGTTCACCCAACTCGAACTGCCATTATTCACGGCAGTGAACAATTTACCTATGCTGAATATTTGTCGAATGTAAATCGACTTGCCTCTGCCTTGGTTAAACGTGGCGTTAAAACAGGCGATACGGTAAGTGTGATTGCCGCTAATATTCCAGCATTTTTAGATGCACACTACGGTGTACCAATGACGGGTGCCGTGCTTAACGCGATAAATATCAGGCTCGACCCCGAAGCGATAGCATTTATTCTTGATCACGGTGAATGTGATGTATTGCTGACGGATACCGCATTTGCCCCTGTGGTGAAAAAAGCCCTAGCAATCTGTTCTCGTCAGCCACTGATTATCGATATAGACGATCGACAAGGGCCAGGAGGGGAGCGCTTAGGGCAGTTAGAATATCAAGAGCTGCTGGCGGAAGGTGATCCTGATTTTAACGACAGTTTAATTACTGACGAGTGGCAAGCATTGACGCTTAACTATACCTCAGGTACGACAGGGAACCCCAAAGGTGTGGTTTATTCACATCGCGGTGCTTACCTCAATGCTTTAGGACATACCTTAGTCTGGCCATTAGGAGAACAGCCGGTGTACCTATGGACACTGCCGATGTTTCACTGCAATGGCTGGTGTTTCCCATGGACGATTGTTGCTGTTGGTGGCGTGCAAGTGTGTTTGCGTAGTGTCGCTGTTGACCAAGTGGCTGATAGCATCATCAATAATCAAGTGACCCATTTTTGTGGCGCCCCGATTGTGCTGAATATGATCATGAACGCCGAACCTGACAAGCTGGCGCAGTTACCTCGTAATATTAAGGTGATGACAGCTGGTGCTCCGCCACCCGCAGCGGTTATTAAAGGGGTAGAAGAGCTAGGTTTTGAGGTTACTCAAAGCTACGGCTTAACGGAAGTTTATGGCCCTTGTGTGGTGAGCGAATGGAAAAGTGAGTGGGATGCACTAGATTGTGATCAACGGGCGGCACTCAAAGCGCGTCAAGGGGTTCGTTATCAAACTCAAGAGCAGGTAGATGTACTTGATCCGGAAACCAAGGTGCCAGTTCCTGCTGATGCTGAAACCATTGGTGAGATTGTTTTTCGCGGTAATACCACGATGAAAGGCTACCTAAAAAATGAAACGGCTACAGCCGATGCCTTTGCTAACGGTTGGTTTCATTCCGGTGACTTGGCGGTTAAGCACCCCGATGGTTACATTGAGATTCGTGATCGCGCTAAAGATATTATTATCTCAGGTGGCGAGAACATTTCATCGGTCGAGGTGGAAGGGGTGCTTTATCAGCATCCTGATATATTAGAAGCCGCTGTGGTCGCAAAAGCAGACGAAAAGTGGGGTGAAACACCGTGTGCGTTTGTTACCTTAAAGGATGGCGCTACAATTTCTGAACATGAAGTAATTGAATATTGCCGTTCACACTTGGCGCACTTTAAATGTCCTAGAACAGTGGTATTTAGCGAACTACCGAAAACTTCAACGGGTAAAATTCAAAAGTTTGTGCTGCGACAAAAAGTTAAGGCACTGTTTGAAGAGGCGAAGTTTTCAATGCAGGGCTGA
- a CDS encoding DUF494 family protein produces the protein MFDILMYLFENYIHSEAEIMVDHDELTDELTRAGFHQDEIYKALSWLEKLADLQNNDSHPYLTRVCGPSTRIYTAQEMQRLDAECRGFLLFLEQVNLLDVTTREMVIDRIMELDTKDFYLDDLKWVVLMVLFNVPGREKAYSQMEDLIFDERPDGPLH, from the coding sequence ATGTTTGACATTCTTATGTACCTTTTTGAGAATTATATTCACTCCGAAGCCGAGATTATGGTAGATCACGATGAGCTTACCGATGAGTTAACTCGTGCTGGTTTTCATCAGGATGAAATATACAAAGCGCTTAGTTGGTTAGAGAAACTCGCTGATTTGCAAAACAATGATTCACACCCTTATTTAACTCGAGTCTGTGGCCCTTCTACACGTATTTATACCGCGCAAGAAATGCAGCGTTTAGACGCTGAATGCCGTGGCTTTCTATTATTCCTTGAACAAGTCAACTTACTCGATGTGACGACGCGAGAGATGGTTATAGATCGCATTATGGAGTTAGACACCAAAGACTTTTACTTAGATGACTTAAAGTGGGTAGTGCTAATGGTCTTGTTCAACGTACCTGGCCGTGAAAAAGCCTATTCTCAGATGGAAGACCTAATTTTTGATGAGCGACCTGATGGGCCGCTTCACTAG
- the rsmB gene encoding 16S rRNA (cytosine(967)-C(5))-methyltransferase RsmB: MSANIRALCAQVCFAVVEQGRSLAEEVPLKATKAEGKDKGLLQELCYGVLRHLPELENDVRQFLAKPLKGKQRVCHFLILVGIYQLKYTRIPDHAALNETVSATGKLKSGHLKNLVNGVLRNFQRQHQKQNSNPESEQEVSANLLPEPIFYNHPSWFIKLVKAAYPEQWSTILTANMQRPPMWLRTNVSQQSSDAYQQQLAELAIELAAIEPKSKALKLDQAIDVNKLPNFSSGAASVQDAAAQQSARLLDCQPGDHVLDCCAAPGGKTCHLIEQTPELASVTALDVDERRLARVQENLERIGLNAKLQCGDATKPESWWDGTQYDRILLDAPCSATGVIRRHPDIKWLRKADDIEALAQLQAQILRKMWSLLKPGGTLLYATCSVLPQENSEQIAQFLAQQSDAQLIELPEYQGKIGWQILPGEQDMDGFYYAKLVKSAG; the protein is encoded by the coding sequence ATGAGCGCAAATATTAGAGCGCTATGCGCACAAGTGTGTTTTGCCGTAGTAGAACAAGGCCGCAGTTTGGCAGAGGAAGTGCCCTTAAAAGCCACTAAAGCAGAAGGCAAAGACAAAGGCTTATTGCAAGAGCTTTGCTATGGTGTACTGCGCCACTTACCTGAACTAGAAAATGATGTTCGACAGTTTTTAGCAAAACCATTAAAGGGCAAACAGCGCGTTTGCCACTTTTTGATCTTAGTGGGTATTTATCAACTTAAGTACACGCGAATTCCAGATCATGCTGCGCTCAATGAAACGGTGTCAGCAACAGGAAAACTTAAAAGTGGCCACTTAAAAAATTTGGTTAATGGCGTGCTAAGAAATTTCCAGCGCCAGCATCAAAAACAAAACTCGAATCCAGAAAGCGAACAAGAAGTGAGCGCCAACTTACTTCCTGAACCTATATTTTATAATCACCCTAGCTGGTTTATTAAACTTGTTAAAGCCGCTTACCCAGAGCAATGGTCAACGATATTAACAGCTAACATGCAGCGCCCGCCCATGTGGCTACGCACGAATGTTAGCCAACAATCAAGTGACGCCTATCAACAGCAACTTGCCGAATTAGCAATTGAACTGGCTGCAATCGAGCCAAAGTCAAAAGCACTTAAGCTAGATCAAGCAATAGATGTAAATAAACTGCCAAACTTCAGCTCAGGAGCAGCGTCAGTGCAAGATGCTGCGGCACAACAATCGGCACGCTTGTTAGATTGTCAGCCAGGTGATCATGTGTTGGATTGTTGCGCAGCGCCCGGCGGTAAAACCTGTCATTTAATTGAGCAAACACCAGAGCTTGCCAGCGTCACCGCCTTAGATGTAGATGAACGTAGACTCGCTCGTGTGCAAGAAAACCTCGAACGCATTGGCCTAAACGCAAAATTGCAGTGTGGTGATGCCACCAAGCCAGAGTCATGGTGGGACGGTACACAATACGATCGTATTTTACTCGACGCGCCTTGCTCAGCAACAGGCGTGATCAGACGACACCCAGATATTAAATGGCTACGTAAAGCAGACGATATTGAGGCGCTTGCCCAGCTGCAGGCGCAGATACTGAGAAAAATGTGGTCATTACTTAAACCCGGTGGTACTTTGCTATACGCAACATGTAGCGTATTACCGCAAGAAAATAGTGAACAAATAGCACAGTTTCTTGCTCAGCAAAGTGATGCTCAGCTAATCGAACTACCGGAATATCAAGGCAAAATTGGCTGGCAAATATTACCCGGTGAACAGGATATGGATGGCTTTTACTACGCCAAGTTAGTCAAAAGCGCTGGTTAA
- a CDS encoding 5-(carboxyamino)imidazole ribonucleotide synthase has protein sequence MNVLILGAGQLARMMSLASKPLNITVRAYDVGSKTVVDPLNSAISYGDLNAGIEFADTITAEFEHISHDVLAQCEASGKLKPSSQAIKTGGDRRLEKALLTKANAANAKHQIIESKADFDQALQTLALPLILKSALEGYDGKGQWRLKDLSQADDIWADIEAFFQGSKSSVKQAVIAEQMVPFDREVSLVGMRDVNGNTKVYPLTENHHTDGVLTVSVALNDNEALQTQAQQIFDSIANALGYVGVLAIEFFQVGDQLLVNEIAPRVHNSGHWTQQGADTCQFENHIRAVCGLPLGSGELVRPTAMINILGEDSIPNAILDIPSVSLHWYGKTKRAGRKMGHINLSATTNQALFERLEKVAMLLPEQAFSDIQQYARSLAANT, from the coding sequence ATGAATGTACTAATTTTAGGTGCAGGCCAACTGGCACGTATGATGTCACTTGCCAGCAAACCACTCAATATCACTGTGCGTGCTTATGATGTTGGCAGCAAAACCGTTGTTGACCCACTAAATTCAGCGATCAGTTATGGCGATCTTAATGCCGGTATTGAATTCGCTGATACGATTACCGCTGAATTTGAACATATCAGCCATGATGTATTAGCCCAGTGTGAAGCCAGTGGTAAATTAAAGCCGAGTAGCCAAGCGATAAAAACAGGTGGCGACCGCCGTTTGGAAAAGGCATTGCTGACCAAAGCAAATGCCGCCAATGCCAAGCATCAAATCATCGAAAGCAAAGCAGACTTTGACCAAGCACTGCAAACACTAGCACTACCGTTGATCTTAAAAAGCGCACTAGAAGGCTACGACGGCAAGGGCCAATGGCGCTTGAAAGACTTAAGCCAAGCTGATGATATTTGGGCTGATATTGAAGCGTTTTTCCAAGGTAGTAAAAGCTCAGTTAAACAAGCCGTTATTGCTGAGCAAATGGTGCCGTTTGATCGCGAAGTATCATTAGTTGGTATGCGCGATGTTAATGGTAATACCAAAGTGTACCCATTGACGGAAAATCATCACACTGACGGTGTACTGACCGTGTCTGTCGCGTTAAATGACAACGAAGCACTGCAAACTCAAGCACAGCAAATTTTTGACAGTATCGCCAATGCGCTCGGTTATGTGGGTGTGCTTGCCATAGAGTTTTTCCAAGTTGGCGATCAGCTATTGGTTAACGAAATCGCTCCGCGAGTCCATAACTCAGGTCATTGGACACAACAAGGTGCCGATACTTGTCAATTTGAAAACCATATTCGCGCGGTTTGTGGACTGCCACTTGGCAGTGGTGAATTAGTTAGACCTACGGCAATGATTAACATTTTGGGTGAAGATAGCATACCCAATGCGATTTTAGATATTCCGAGTGTAAGCTTGCATTGGTATGGTAAAACGAAACGCGCAGGTCGCAAAATGGGTCATATCAACTTATCGGCTACCACCAATCAGGCCTTATTCGAACGGTTAGAAAAAGTCGCAATGCTCTTACCAGAGCAAGCATTTAGCGATATCCAGCAATATGCGCGCTCGCTAGCAGCAAATACCTAA
- the purE gene encoding 5-(carboxyamino)imidazole ribonucleotide mutase produces MKVGIIMGSKSDWPTMQHAAEMLDLFGVPYETKVVSAHRTPHLLAEYAESAKARGIKVIIAGAGGAAHLPGMTAAYTSLPVLGVPVQSKALSGQDSLLSIVQMPKGIAVGTLAIGNAGAANSGLLAAQIIGTHDETVMAAVEKFRAEQTETILSNPNPAE; encoded by the coding sequence ATGAAAGTGGGCATTATTATGGGGTCAAAATCGGATTGGCCAACAATGCAACATGCAGCGGAAATGTTGGATTTATTTGGTGTCCCATATGAGACTAAAGTGGTATCTGCACACCGCACTCCTCACTTACTAGCCGAATATGCTGAGTCAGCGAAAGCCCGTGGCATCAAAGTTATTATCGCCGGTGCTGGTGGTGCAGCCCACCTACCCGGTATGACAGCAGCTTACACTAGCCTACCGGTACTTGGTGTACCTGTTCAATCAAAAGCATTGAGCGGACAAGACTCTCTTCTTTCTATTGTGCAAATGCCAAAAGGTATTGCGGTTGGCACACTAGCCATTGGTAATGCGGGTGCAGCCAATTCAGGTTTACTTGCCGCTCAAATTATTGGTACGCACGACGAAACAGTAATGGCCGCAGTGGAAAAATTCCGCGCAGAGCAAACAGAAACCATTCTAAGTAATCCTAATCCTGCAGAGTAG
- a CDS encoding LysM peptidoglycan-binding domain-containing protein, with the protein MIKKIILSATFFTLPWLAVADVLQLNEDAPKTYIVEKGDTLWDISSIFLEQPWLWPKLWRLNPEIDNPHLIYPGDVLRLVYDDQGEPQLIVEAEPEPEPEVVPEVIAPPVEVAPREKPTIKLSPKLRKQIKKEPVTTLPLNVIAPYIQYDHLLTQEQIDTLPYVIGSDEGHKSSTDGFKVYVNDDLVPGKSYAMYYVDEEIIDPETDKSLGYNVKLTGTAQVIRAGNMSVRRPSTMLVNSANREIRSGNLVMPINEGQLLPSFFTMQSADPAIRGMIVKSATDGREFGKLEVVMINRGAEHALKVGDVMSIQRKSPAVVETKSGPQYKATASRWDRLTSGGEAEYDMPEEALGEVMVFKVYDKASMALILRTSKPARLLDVVTAP; encoded by the coding sequence ATGATAAAAAAAATTATACTCTCAGCAACATTCTTCACCTTGCCATGGCTTGCGGTCGCCGATGTACTTCAATTGAATGAAGATGCGCCGAAGACCTACATAGTGGAAAAGGGAGACACGCTATGGGACATTTCTTCGATATTTTTAGAGCAACCGTGGCTTTGGCCTAAACTGTGGCGTCTCAATCCCGAAATTGACAATCCTCACCTTATTTACCCTGGCGATGTTTTACGTCTTGTTTATGATGATCAAGGTGAGCCTCAACTTATAGTTGAAGCAGAGCCGGAGCCAGAACCTGAGGTTGTGCCAGAAGTTATCGCGCCGCCAGTGGAAGTAGCGCCGCGTGAAAAACCGACCATTAAGTTATCACCGAAACTGCGCAAGCAAATTAAAAAAGAGCCAGTAACAACGTTACCGCTCAATGTCATTGCGCCTTACATTCAATACGACCACTTGTTAACGCAAGAGCAAATTGACACGTTGCCTTATGTGATCGGTAGTGATGAAGGGCATAAATCAAGCACGGATGGCTTTAAAGTTTATGTCAACGATGATCTTGTCCCTGGTAAATCTTATGCCATGTATTATGTCGATGAGGAAATCATCGATCCAGAAACCGATAAATCGCTTGGCTACAATGTTAAATTAACGGGCACTGCGCAGGTAATTCGAGCTGGTAATATGTCAGTGCGTCGCCCGAGCACTATGCTAGTGAACTCGGCGAATCGTGAAATTCGCTCAGGTAATTTAGTGATGCCGATCAATGAAGGTCAGCTGTTGCCCTCTTTCTTTACCATGCAAAGTGCAGATCCTGCGATACGCGGCATGATTGTTAAATCTGCGACTGACGGCAGAGAGTTTGGCAAACTTGAAGTCGTGATGATTAATCGTGGTGCCGAGCACGCTCTGAAAGTGGGTGATGTGATGTCTATACAGCGCAAGAGCCCAGCGGTTGTAGAAACGAAAAGTGGTCCGCAATACAAAGCGACAGCTTCTCGTTGGGATCGATTAACTAGCGGTGGTGAAGCTGAATATGACATGCCGGAAGAAGCGCTAGGCGAAGTGATGGTCTTTAAAGTTTATGACAAAGCGTCAATGGCATTAATATTACGTACCAGTAAACCGGCGCGACTTTTAGATGTTGTGACGGCACCTTAG